CCGAAGCCTGCCGCTCCCGATCTCACCGCACCAGCAGCACCGGACGCCAGGCGCCCCGACGACCGCGCtctcgccctcgccgacgccgcgccgctGCAACACCCCCGCTTCGCTCGCCTCCGCCACGCCGCGCCTCAGCCCCGTGCCCCGTCGCCGCGACCCTCCTCTGCCCCGACGTCCAGCGGATCCGCTGCCCGACGCTGCTGTTCAGCCCCTCGCCGGTCTGCTGCCCCGCCAGACGCCGCGCCGCGCCTTTGCTCTACCGATCTCCGCTACCCCGAGCTCGAGCCCGCCGCCGTCCACCTGCAGCCGCTCCCCGCCGGAGCCCCGACAACTGCCCAGCACCGTCCACCGTCGGTTTACTCCTCCCTTTAggtagtttttgtttttgtttttttgttttgttttacttttatagtttagtttattttactgtctttatttttatgttatttttctgtttattttatttgatagcattcttttagtttaattatttgaattgtaataTTGAATGTTAATATTTATGCATTTTATAGGCATTATCCGCTAGGATTTTGtccgaaattaatataaatattaatttgatccgagagacatcggatcatttttctaattatttttaatttttggacttttgatagaattttaattgtaaatcatcataattattaatttgatccgtaagacttcgagttagatttttaattattttgatctctttgtcgtgataattagggttaggataatcgttaatttgacctgtgagacaataggttattttttcgattattctaatcctttattttgttgatagtttatttaataattaattatcttttataaaaagctaaaaaaatcaaaaaatcaaaaaaaaaaaaaaaaaattctgcatgagcatataggtttagtaaattagacatgtaggtttaataaattagaatttCCTTAGGATTacttttttaggattgcattggtAAAAATAAGTTAGGGGtgaacctaaataacatttttacaaaataaggttttagataatgttcgcaCATCTCaaatctcattaaaaaaaaatagttttctaagataggatagggtttaaatcaaattaatccctaggataaattagaaaatcatcCTTTTTGGATAGATTAATTAGGACCTTTATAAATCctgaatttcaatataaaaaatccaaaaatactaggtgcatgttaactagtttgcataataggattatttaatcagaatttgttcattagtgaaattaggtcatgaggtgcataataattagtttgcataatagacccatttaattagaatttgcatattaataagattaagtcatttagtttagaaatgcatttttataaaagaactccaatttttaagaaaatccaaaaaaaaaaaaaaaaaaaatgattgcttgctttgtgtgatgcaatttatttatttgaatgttttaaataatggatgagtacccgtgtggtcaccacatttgcatgatagtaatttaagttaaaataaatctgcttgcaaaaaacattttgaaaaattaaaaagaaatggtaccgaaagggcattagaaaattctagtgtaaccaagtccccgtacccttagtctctgattcgtagaagtaaaataaatctcaatttattttaattaggtgtctaatcgacctaccataaaccgattagtggcgactcctaattaataacccattgcatgtttaaaaatttcaacttaagtcgcgatttggtatgggcttgggagagcccgagctaagtttaaaaactcagtagtccattaacctagtttttaagtggtgcacccgaaaattaGGTAGTGACAACGGAAAATGTTGATGTagcattttttgttcatttctctctatTACTGGCATAgagcttaaaagaaaaaggttttgTGTGAAAAAACGTTGTTTGAGATCTAGCCCAAATTTCCAAGCGCTAATTGagttttcttcactttttcatCCATCTTTCGTCCAGAGCGTCCTTCTTATTCATGGAGTACACTTCTTATTTGTCAATCCTCTTGTTGTTCGTCCAAGTGTCCTTCTTGTTCTTCGTCAAGTCTCCAAATTCCTCTTTGTTTGTGTGCGACGAAATAGATTCCTCGGACAAAAGCTTGAAGAGCCGACGACAAAATCAAGTCCTCTCCGTCCAAGCCCGATGGCGTGAATGATAGTGTTATAAGGCACTACATCGAGCTTAATCCCCATTCTTGTATTTTGCTTTTGTTCCAATGGAGGTATGGAAACTCATTTGAGGTGTTCTCTCCTGTGGATTAGATAGGTCTGAAGTTTGATAATGAAGTCAATGTTACAGCAGGTGGCTGTATCTATTTGAAATACTGCAAATTGTGTTCAGACATATTCTCATGGTTTATTCTAATTGTCAAATACTAAATGGAAGGCAGTTGTTTTGTGGCTCAACTGCCAAAGCAGAAGCAAAAGAAGGGTAGAGCACAAAAAGCGTGCTCAATTCTGTGATTGAGACTTGGTGTAAGGAGAAGTAACAAGCTTTTCTGACCTGCCCATATctcctttccttctttgttcatTCTACTGGTAAGCTGCTGCCGTTGTTCGGTCATTCCTGGTCTCGAATAACAAGACTCAGTCCTCAGTGAGCATCTGGTGCTACGGGTACCCTTCTATTGGCGCCATGATCTTTAATTGCAATCATCATCGTTGTGTTATCCACTCTGCTCTTAGCTCCAGTTCTAATTTGCTTTATATCTCTTGAGACAACACTtaggaaacaaaacaaaaacccgTTTTTCATGGACAGTTCCTTGGCGAGGCTTTGCATATGTCTGTGTTCCTCCTATGTACTTGTCTTTTGGGAGTCACTGATGACTTGAGTGTAGGAAAGAGGACTAACCATAATGGGCGCGAAACCAGCACAATAAATGTCACCGATACCTTCACATGACTTGAGCTTTAACGTGGTTAACACTGCTCTTAAATGTCACCAatttcttctatgctcttgtgATCAGGCTAAACGTGGTAATGTCTGTAAGCAAGGTATTCTTCTAGCAACAACAAAGTCTCACTGCTCTTTACATGgatgcttttccttttgctttgcaTTGTTCTATTTTATAGCAAAGAAGCTCCTAGTAGAATTATGGCATAACATTGATAGTCAACATGTGTTTCTTCTGTCACATTCATCTGTTGCTTCTGTTGCATTTAGTAGAACCTTTAATTGCCAAATCAAAGAATGAAAGTGAGAAGATTAAGGGCGCCAACATCTAAATCCAAGTGGTGTAGCTGCTAAAGAGGTCAACTCAGAGCTTAACTACTCTTGTGGTCTTTGATTCATGGATTCTCATCGCGAGGACAACGCAAAATGTAGGGATTGGTTTTATGGTTGGGATAAGTTTGAGTTGATCAGAAGACACCAGATCGAGCTAGGGGCATGATAGCCGACTTCCTTCAAAGGAATCAAGCAATGTGTGAATCAAGCTAATCAAGGTGCGATGAGGTCGACGTGAACTAACTTCTTGCCGAAATCAAGGctgaaagggaaaaatatgATATATCAATTGTCAGTTGTTCTATGCATGGGTTGTGTCGTTGTGCTGGTTGTGCGTAATGCGAGATTTGGTTGGAAGTTACCTTCAGGCATACGACTAGTCCACCGACGGGAAGTTACCTTAAATGTAGCGAAAGGTCTTCATCTTTCCTAGTATGCGCATTCGTTCTTGTACGCTGCCCTCTGCACGCCCAACCATCTACTTGCTTGATTCTCCTATAGCATTCATCTTGGCCTTGCAAAAACCAGTGACACTAACAAAACCTTAGCATTGTATATCCCCATTTTTGTGGCCTCAACAGAGGAAGGACAACTAATTACCACATGTTGGCCCTACTGAAATTTGATTTGACAAAGAATAGGCTACATTGATTTTAGACAAAAGTATAgctcaagtgccaaaatttggcacggatggacacttaagtgccaaaagtttcaaaagatatacttaagtgtcaaaatc
Above is a window of Eucalyptus grandis isolate ANBG69807.140 chromosome 9, ASM1654582v1, whole genome shotgun sequence DNA encoding:
- the LOC104427230 gene encoding vegetative cell wall protein gp1-like produces the protein MACKRDIKATAGIMKSDAGGKDSFLQLPSVTACTSREHYSTTSEPPSGEPSDLRTPAPASLAAQQPVTRSNSRTPPDDPSRPAAAQPTPEFRSLPLPISPHQQHRTPGAPTTALSPSPTPRRCNTPASLASATPRLSPVPRRRDPPLPRRPADPLPDAAVQPLAGLLPRQTPRRAFALPISATPSSSPPPSTCSRSPPEPRQLPSTVHRRFTPPFR